Proteins co-encoded in one Spirosoma endbachense genomic window:
- a CDS encoding tetratricopeptide repeat protein, whose protein sequence is MKSSFYSFFCTLFIISACTSTDKTIEQGRDYLKQGKFREAVQVLNQAVEADAGNAEAFNSRGVAYFELKEYANATMDYDQAIKLDPNFYRPYYNRGLLKVAQNDLPGALKDYSDAIRLAPDSSRSMSAEIFLNRGQLFAAQGQIQPALTDFSQAISLDPKNALALYNRGNLRFQQKDLAGATIDFQQAVQADPKFGKAFYGLGIAQILQNEREGGCLSLKQAQNLGYADAANAVAEYCR, encoded by the coding sequence ATGAAGAGTTCTTTTTATAGTTTTTTTTGTACGCTGTTCATTATCAGTGCCTGTACCTCGACAGATAAAACGATTGAACAGGGAAGAGATTATTTAAAACAGGGTAAATTCCGGGAAGCAGTACAGGTATTGAATCAGGCTGTGGAAGCCGACGCTGGCAATGCCGAAGCGTTTAACTCGCGCGGTGTCGCTTATTTTGAGCTTAAAGAATACGCCAATGCAACGATGGACTACGATCAGGCCATTAAGCTGGATCCGAACTTTTATCGCCCTTATTACAATCGGGGCTTATTGAAGGTTGCTCAGAACGATCTGCCGGGTGCGTTGAAAGATTATTCTGACGCCATCCGGCTGGCGCCCGATTCGAGCCGCAGCATGAGTGCTGAAATTTTTCTGAACCGGGGTCAGTTATTTGCAGCACAGGGGCAGATTCAACCCGCCCTGACCGATTTTTCACAGGCTATTTCCTTAGATCCGAAGAATGCGCTTGCTTTATATAATCGGGGCAATCTGCGATTCCAGCAAAAAGACCTGGCTGGAGCTACGATCGATTTTCAGCAGGCTGTGCAGGCCGACCCAAAATTTGGTAAAGCCTTTTATGGATTGGGTATAGCTCAGATCCTGCAAAACGAGCGCGAAGGGGGGTGCCTGAGTCTGAAACAGGCACAAAATCTGGGCTATGCCGATGCGGCTAATGCCGTGGCTGAATATTGTCGCTAA
- a CDS encoding transmembrane 220 family protein: MRKILAIIFGLLFVLFAAFQYNDPDPEVWIPIYGLAAAACFMTYAGVARWWFLVIMALFYVIAAIYQWPPVFEGFLFSEVGMRSMNIEMAREAGGLAICAAVMLLLAVLSRQAAPRP; the protein is encoded by the coding sequence ATGCGTAAGATTCTTGCTATCATTTTTGGGCTGCTTTTTGTTTTGTTTGCAGCCTTCCAGTATAACGATCCTGACCCGGAGGTCTGGATACCGATCTATGGATTGGCCGCTGCGGCTTGTTTTATGACCTATGCGGGTGTAGCTCGCTGGTGGTTTCTGGTCATAATGGCTCTTTTTTACGTAATCGCAGCTATTTATCAGTGGCCTCCCGTGTTTGAGGGATTCCTGTTCAGCGAAGTCGGTATGCGGAGTATGAATATAGAAATGGCGCGCGAGGCTGGTGGACTGGCTATCTGTGCGGCTGTTATGTTATTGCTGGCTGTCTTATCGCGTCAAGCCGCTCCACGACCATGA
- a CDS encoding hydroxymethylglutaryl-CoA lyase → MKLIECPRDAMQGLAHFVPTDLKIRYLNALLQAGFHTLDFGSFVSPKAIPQMRDTADVLAGLNLADTQTKLLAIVANVRGAEQATNFTEIQYVGFPLSVSETFQQRNTNKSVAQAFVEVEEIQKLCIQTHKELVVYLSMGFGNPYGDPYSTELVTDFSGRLVDMGVQIIAPSDTVGSSTPEAIERLFSQLLATFPDVEFGAHLHALPGEAPAKVKAALRAGVQRIDGALRGFGGCPMAADDLTGNLPTEEIIETLTNEGVSLNLNQDAFQKALTLSAAVFI, encoded by the coding sequence ATGAAACTTATCGAGTGCCCGCGCGATGCGATGCAGGGGCTTGCCCATTTCGTGCCTACGGATCTGAAAATCAGGTACCTCAATGCCCTGCTGCAAGCGGGTTTCCACACGCTCGACTTTGGCAGCTTTGTGTCGCCAAAGGCCATTCCACAGATGCGCGACACGGCCGACGTACTGGCGGGACTGAATCTGGCCGATACCCAGACAAAATTACTGGCTATTGTCGCCAACGTTCGGGGAGCCGAGCAAGCGACGAACTTCACTGAAATTCAGTATGTAGGTTTTCCGCTTTCGGTGTCCGAAACGTTTCAGCAACGAAACACCAACAAGTCGGTTGCACAGGCATTTGTGGAGGTCGAGGAGATACAGAAACTGTGCATACAGACCCATAAAGAGCTGGTTGTTTACCTGTCTATGGGGTTTGGTAATCCTTATGGCGATCCGTATAGCACCGAACTCGTTACTGATTTTAGCGGCCGACTGGTTGATATGGGTGTTCAGATCATTGCTCCTTCCGACACGGTTGGTTCATCGACGCCGGAAGCGATTGAAAGGCTGTTCAGCCAGTTGTTAGCCACATTCCCCGACGTCGAATTTGGGGCGCATCTTCATGCCCTGCCAGGGGAAGCTCCTGCTAAGGTGAAGGCCGCACTTCGGGCGGGTGTTCAGCGAATAGATGGGGCTCTACGCGGTTTTGGTGGTTGCCCGATGGCGGCCGACGATTTGACGGGAAACCTGCCAACCGAAGAAATTATTGAGACACTCACGAATGAGGGCGTTTCGCTTAATCTTAACCAGGACGCATTCCAGAAAGCACTCACATTGTCAGCAGCGGTATTTATTTAA
- a CDS encoding DUF7935 family protein, translating to MELLSDFLKLIVPAGLVLYGMYVTVKLLLEREADRHRFEVKTRYTETVVPVRLQAYERMVLFLERISPNNLLLRLGGTATTTLEFQQRLLQEIRDEYNHNLSQQVYMSQAVWDKIQAAMNDVMTLINQASGDTRPDAPALELSKRIFERIIQKDRLPTAEALKAVKEEIQVMFM from the coding sequence ATGGAGTTGCTGAGTGATTTTTTAAAATTGATTGTACCCGCCGGATTGGTGCTCTATGGCATGTATGTGACCGTTAAGCTATTGCTGGAACGGGAAGCTGACCGTCATCGTTTTGAGGTTAAGACCCGCTACACCGAAACGGTTGTACCTGTCCGGTTGCAGGCTTACGAACGAATGGTGCTCTTTTTAGAGCGAATCAGCCCGAACAACCTCTTATTGCGATTAGGTGGAACTGCCACCACAACGCTGGAGTTTCAGCAACGACTTTTACAGGAAATCCGGGATGAATATAACCATAATTTATCCCAACAGGTCTACATGAGTCAGGCCGTCTGGGATAAGATTCAGGCCGCTATGAACGACGTAATGACACTTATTAATCAGGCATCCGGCGACACTCGGCCCGATGCGCCTGCCCTTGAACTCTCCAAGCGTATTTTTGAGCGTATTATTCAGAAAGACCGACTACCAACTGCCGAAGCACTCAAGGCCGTAAAAGAAGAGATCCAGGTTATGTTTATGTAA
- a CDS encoding iron-sulfur cluster assembly accessory protein has product MLVLDNPVRVRPEARQQLMDTLQANKIPDEYGLRIGIRGGGCGASWLLGFDVPGSSDEVYNVEGVRIIIDRRHLLYVLGAEIGYEPGGFTVEKEQTSVGSSQ; this is encoded by the coding sequence ATGCTGGTACTTGATAATCCTGTCCGGGTTCGGCCTGAAGCGCGGCAGCAGTTAATGGACACGTTACAGGCCAATAAAATTCCTGACGAATACGGTTTGCGAATTGGTATCCGGGGAGGTGGCTGTGGAGCATCCTGGTTACTGGGTTTCGATGTGCCTGGCTCTTCCGACGAAGTGTATAACGTTGAAGGTGTTCGCATCATTATTGATCGCAGGCATTTGTTGTACGTACTGGGTGCCGAAATTGGGTATGAACCAGGTGGTTTTACCGTAGAAAAAGAGCAGACTTCCGTGGGTAGTTCTCAGTAG